In one Bactrocera tryoni isolate S06 chromosome 5, CSIRO_BtryS06_freeze2, whole genome shotgun sequence genomic region, the following are encoded:
- the LOC120778007 gene encoding deoxycytidylate deaminase: MTEHDCDLTTSPKSNSSNTSSNSSGDSCSRSTSDSSDELLSTSFRSRSPSPLDDHVDKGCVNLLTDKTFHNEICALAAKRNANSDNSRQECVLDDKNRIISVGNNELLTDHEFLMEIALLATTRSDDPKTKVGACIVDRKNRIIGIGYNHFPPNYTSEPYPWGKDKWNHLNNKLTYVIHAESDAIFSAQSVDLRGATIYSTLMPCNECAKLIIQSGIRNVFYLNSKLFEKWIYKASRRMLHAARVTLQKLE; this comes from the coding sequence ATGACTGAACATGACTGTGATCTGACGACCTCACCAAAGTCCAACTCCTCCAATACCTCCAGCAACAGCAGCGGCGACAGCTGCTCTCGATCAACTTCGGATTCTAGCGACGAATTGCTTTCAACCAGTTTTCGTTCACGTTCCCCTTCACCATTAGACGATCATGTAGATAAAGGCTGCGTGAATCTTTTAACAGATAAAACATTTCACAACGAAATCTGTGCACTTGCTGCGAAACGCAATGCAAATTCGGACAATAGCAGACAAGAATGCGTTTTAGATGATAAGAATCGTATTATAAGTGTAGGCAATAATGAACTGTTAACAGATCACGAATTCCTCATGGAAATTGCACTCTTGGCCACCACACGCAGTGATGATCCTAAAACGAAAGTGGGCGCTTGCATTGTGGATCGTAAAAATCGTATTATTGGCATTGGTTACAATCACTTCCCACCCAACTACACGAGCGAACCGTACCCGTGGGGCAAGGATAAATGGAATCACTTGAATAATAAACTCACCTATGTTATACACGCTGAATCAGATGCCATATTCTCTGCACAATCGGTAGACTTACGCGGCGCCACTATATATTCCACATTGATGCCTTGCAATGAGTGCGCCAAACTTATCATACAGTCGGGTATACGTAACGTTTTCTAtttgaattcaaaattatttgagaaGTGGATATATAAGGCATCACGCCGCATGTTGCATGCTGCCCGTGTCACATTGCAGAAATTAGAGTAG